The Arachis hypogaea cultivar Tifrunner chromosome 14, arahy.Tifrunner.gnm2.J5K5, whole genome shotgun sequence genome has a segment encoding these proteins:
- the LOC112741463 gene encoding ferredoxin--NADP reductase, root isozyme, chloroplastic has product MAHLALSQVAVAVPVGSDLSLRRSAFKVSNLNFQDKSWAPVLTFNLKANNSRSRSRRVTCMSVQQTSAPKVTVSPLELEDANEPPLNIYKPKEPYTATIVSVERLVGPKAPGETCHIVIDHGGNVPYWEGQSYGVIPPGENPKKPGSPHNVRLYSIASTRYGDNFDGKTASLCVRRAVYYDPDTGKEDPSKQGVCSNFLCNSKPGDKIKITGPSGKIMLLPEDDPNATHIMIATGTGVAPFRGYLRRMFMESVPKFKFGGLAWLFLGVANTDSLLYDDEFTKYLKDYPDNFRYDKALSREQKNRSGGKMYVQDKIEEYSDEIFKLLDNGAHIYFCGLKGMMPGIQDTLKKVAEQRGENWEEKLSQLKKNKQWHVEVY; this is encoded by the exons ATGGCTCATTTGGCTCTGTCACAG GTGGCTGTGGCTGTTCCTGTTGGCAGCGATTTGTCTCTCAGAAGATCTGCGTTTAAG GTATCTAACTTAAACTTCCAGGATAAATCATGGGCACCGGTGTTAACTTTCAACCTGAAAGCAAACAATTCAAGGTCAAGAAGTCGGCGTGTGACATGCATGTCGGTGCAACAAACAAGTGCACCCAAAGTTACTGTCTCCCCTTTAGAATTGGAAGATGCTAATGAACCTCCATTGAATATATACAAGCCTAAAGAGCCATACACAGCAACTATTGTTTCCGTCGAGAGGCTCGTTGGTCCAAAGGCTCCCGGTGAAACATGTCATATTGTGATTGATCATGGTGGCAATGTTCCCTACTGGGAAGGACAGAGTTATGGTGTCATTCCACCT GGAGAAAATCCAAAGAAACCTGGAAGTCCCCATAATGTTCGGCTATATTCAATTGCTTCGACGAGGTATGGAGACAATTTTGATGGCAAAACCGCCAGCTTGTGTGTGCGCCGTGCTGTTTATTATGATCCTGACACTGGAAAGGAAGATCCTTCTAAGCAAGGTGTTTGCAGCAACTTTTTGTGCAACTCCAAGCCTGGAGACAAAATTAAGATCACAG GGCCCTCTGGGAAGATCATGCTTTTGCCTGAGGATGATCCAAATGCGACACACATAATGATTGCCACCGGTACTGGTGTTGCTCCATTTAGGGGCTATCTGCGTCGAATGTTTATGGAGTCAGTTCctaaatttaagtttggtggaCTAGCCTGGCTCTTCCTGGGTGTTGCCAATACCGATAGTCTTCTGTATGATGACGAATTCACCAAATACCTTAAGGACTATCCAGACAACTTCCGCTATGACAAGGCTCTCAGCAGAGAGCAGAAGAACAGGAGCGGAGGCAAGATGTATGTTCAGGATAAGATCGAGGAATATAGCGATGAGATCTTCAAACTTCTCGACAACGGGGCTCACATTTATTTCTGTGGTCTAAAGGGGATGATGCCTGGAATCCAGGATACACTGAAGAAGGTTGCAGAGCAAAGAGGAGAAAATTGGGAAGAAAAGCTTTCACAACTTAAGAAGAACAAACAATGGCATGTTGAAGTCTACTGA
- the LOC112741464 gene encoding uncharacterized protein, whose protein sequence is MAWLSEFAASVIFAVIIAGDSSAFGSRDLRPSDHGLVFQSSPPANSSTMRSFFNGAGSSSASSSSSSSSSSDSDVSSFPEATNLTASLPPPWWSPSPSSGGGARRLGGALVVASLVCGVTGVALLVATGLVYLFKHRRRNKLNLNESFRSDGVVNIGNDDSDLYTNGSANKLQLVPVPVVRNS, encoded by the coding sequence ATGGCGTGGTTGTCGGAATTCGCCGCCTCCGTGATCTTCGCCGTCATTATCGCCGGAGATTCCTCCGCCTTCGGATCCAGGGATCTCCGACCTTCGGATCACGGCCTCGTGTTCCAGTCCTCGCCGCCGGCGAACTCCTCGACGATGAGATCGTTCTTCAACGGAGCCGGTTCATCTTCCGCGTCCTCGTCCTCGTCATCCTCCTCTTCTTCTGATTCTGACGTGTCGTCGTTCCCGGAGGCCACCAATTTAACCGCTTCGCTCCCGCCACCGTGGTGGAGCCCGTCGCCATCCTCTGGCGGTGGAGCACGGCGGTTGGGAGGGGCGTTGGTGGTGGCAAGTTTGGTATGTGGTGTGACAGGTGTCGCGTTATTAGTGGCTACAGGTTTGGTTTATCTATTTAAACACAGGAGAAGAAACAAGTTAAACTTAAACGAATCGTTTAGAAGTGACGGTGTTGTTAATATTGGAAATGACGATAGTGACCTTTATACTAACGGAAGTGCCAACAAACTGCAGTTAGTGCCGGTGCCAGTTGTGCGCAATTCTTga